One window from the genome of Paraneptunicella aestuarii encodes:
- a CDS encoding thioesterase domain-containing protein translates to MNNYSGREHAIVIGGGIGGMVSARILCDHFSKVTVVERDALPMQPEPRRSVPQGHYLHILLAKSLRILDGLFPKLLSSLESDGAVKINIGADLEAILPQGKVPKYDSDIWIYGCSRPLLEWHIHKQLVANDKIQFIERGMVRSLQYDAEKNRVTGITLQQKDGLSDLSADFVVDVAGRGSKARDWLADMGFEKPEETAIQPPLVYNCRLYDKPKNFQADWKMLAIYPDETKNSLGGCIYPVENNRWMVTLSGAGDISSRTDAEFLEFARSLPEPDIYDAIKDAKPLSSIHSRNKTVSRVFHFEKMSARPECFVTLGDAVCTYNPVYGQGMTAAILSAVTLGEVFTRQKGELIGLAEKFQKRLAQVNNQTWQRGSLDDIRLTDAADDNPQLKKEIEDRTVLMNELWELAIEDNQVADSLWHVLHFLKAPSELMNADIQQKLANFQKRKATSNIWHGRVSANQMASAQNESIQALQQRVAQGASGEDVAQLAQAWVGGGTVDWQALYSGSAPQLIDLPVAKRPQQNPAPTARKKVDVPVVLKDKERVRKESNKYSELIHLNSATEGRPVFWIHGGVGGVYPYYNIAEGLQRPFYGIQSKGYRPASCKGIRAIASYYISIMKSVQPEGPYDLGGYSLGGLICYEITRQIQEMGEQVSSIVMLDTLDTNGLKKLKTTPKSGLLISVNWALAGTIIQAPQDLTKTLINRNEVDTSLKLKLFKRQLIDLAVTRGSVTEEAFDERIEQMSNDYREFEVHRYGLRPLLYPDSVKCYYFRNKNGMFFGELEPYFSISSAENYVDHTNYWSVWQKYIPNFEILDVDAPNHMDLLLVPKVYKAIAEFSKGLYSEEGVSNAFLTSFKENLKNKHGVLNPENLVSSNSSFISRFVPNIFKSRKKVATNPN, encoded by the coding sequence ATGAACAATTACTCTGGCAGAGAACATGCTATTGTGATCGGTGGCGGTATAGGGGGAATGGTTAGCGCCCGTATACTTTGCGATCACTTTTCTAAAGTAACTGTAGTAGAAAGAGATGCTCTTCCAATGCAGCCTGAGCCAAGAAGAAGCGTGCCTCAAGGTCACTATCTGCATATATTATTGGCCAAAAGTTTAAGAATACTTGATGGATTATTTCCAAAGTTACTCTCATCTCTAGAGTCTGACGGCGCAGTTAAAATTAATATTGGTGCAGATCTGGAAGCAATACTGCCACAAGGAAAAGTCCCAAAATACGATTCTGATATTTGGATATATGGTTGTAGTCGTCCCCTGTTAGAGTGGCATATTCATAAGCAATTAGTCGCCAACGACAAAATCCAGTTTATTGAAAGAGGTATGGTTCGTTCTCTGCAATATGACGCCGAGAAAAATAGAGTGACAGGTATCACTTTACAACAGAAGGACGGTTTATCGGATTTGTCGGCTGATTTCGTGGTTGATGTCGCGGGGCGAGGCTCTAAAGCGAGGGATTGGCTTGCAGACATGGGCTTTGAAAAGCCTGAAGAAACAGCGATTCAGCCACCGCTGGTTTACAACTGTCGTTTGTATGATAAGCCGAAAAACTTCCAGGCTGACTGGAAAATGTTGGCCATATACCCTGACGAAACCAAGAATTCTCTGGGCGGTTGTATCTATCCGGTGGAAAACAATCGTTGGATGGTGACCCTTTCCGGGGCTGGTGATATCTCATCAAGAACTGATGCTGAGTTTCTTGAGTTTGCACGTAGCTTACCTGAGCCGGATATCTACGACGCCATAAAGGATGCCAAGCCGCTTTCATCAATTCACAGCCGTAATAAAACCGTAAGTCGAGTGTTTCATTTTGAGAAAATGAGCGCGCGCCCTGAGTGCTTTGTGACGTTGGGAGATGCTGTCTGTACCTATAATCCCGTCTATGGTCAAGGTATGACCGCCGCTATTCTCTCTGCGGTAACGTTAGGTGAAGTTTTCACCAGACAGAAAGGCGAATTGATTGGCTTGGCAGAGAAGTTCCAAAAGCGGTTAGCGCAAGTAAACAATCAAACCTGGCAACGTGGAAGTTTGGATGATATTCGCTTAACCGACGCAGCAGACGATAATCCTCAATTAAAGAAAGAGATAGAAGATAGAACCGTATTAATGAACGAGCTTTGGGAGTTGGCCATCGAAGACAACCAGGTGGCGGATTCATTATGGCACGTATTGCATTTCTTAAAGGCGCCAAGTGAGCTGATGAATGCCGATATCCAGCAAAAACTTGCCAATTTCCAAAAACGCAAAGCGACATCCAATATTTGGCATGGACGGGTATCAGCAAACCAGATGGCCTCTGCGCAAAACGAATCTATTCAAGCCTTGCAACAACGCGTTGCGCAAGGCGCATCTGGCGAAGATGTGGCACAACTTGCTCAAGCCTGGGTTGGTGGTGGAACGGTAGATTGGCAAGCTTTGTACAGTGGATCTGCACCTCAGTTGATTGATCTTCCTGTCGCCAAAAGGCCCCAACAGAACCCAGCTCCCACGGCACGTAAAAAAGTCGATGTCCCAGTTGTGTTAAAAGACAAAGAACGTGTACGGAAAGAATCCAATAAATACTCAGAACTTATTCATCTTAACAGCGCCACAGAAGGACGTCCGGTGTTCTGGATACATGGTGGTGTTGGGGGCGTGTACCCTTACTACAATATTGCGGAAGGTTTGCAGAGACCCTTCTATGGCATCCAGTCAAAAGGCTACAGACCCGCATCCTGCAAGGGGATCCGGGCGATAGCGTCTTATTACATTAGTATCATGAAATCAGTGCAGCCAGAGGGGCCATATGATCTGGGCGGCTACTCGCTAGGGGGACTGATATGCTACGAAATCACTCGTCAAATACAGGAAATGGGTGAACAGGTATCCTCCATTGTGATGTTGGATACTCTGGATACGAATGGATTAAAGAAACTTAAAACAACACCGAAGAGTGGGTTATTGATATCTGTGAACTGGGCGCTGGCTGGAACAATTATTCAGGCTCCTCAAGACTTGACTAAAACCTTAATCAACAGGAATGAAGTTGACACTTCTCTGAAACTAAAGCTCTTCAAAAGACAGTTGATCGATTTAGCGGTAACCCGAGGTAGTGTGACCGAGGAAGCATTTGACGAAAGAATCGAACAAATGAGCAATGATTACCGTGAATTCGAGGTTCATCGTTACGGGTTGCGCCCACTTCTGTATCCCGATTCGGTTAAGTGCTATTACTTCCGTAATAAGAACGGAATGTTTTTTGGTGAATTAGAGCCTTATTTCAGTATTTCCAGCGCTGAGAATTATGTTGATCACACTAACTACTGGTCTGTATGGCAGAAGTATATTCCTAATTTTGAAATTCTGGATGTTGATGCGCCTAATCATATGGATCTACTCCTGGTGCCAAAAGTGTATAAGGCTATCGCTGAATTTTCTAAAGGTTTGTATTCAGAAGAAGGCGTAAGCAATGCATTTTTAACGTCCTTCAAAGAAAACTTGAAGAATAAACATGGTGTTTTAAATCCCGAGAATTTGGTTTCCTCAAATTCAAGCTTCATTTCTCGCTTTGTACCCAATATTTTCAAGTCGAGAAAAAAAGTAGCAACTAACCCAAATTAA
- a CDS encoding polyketide synthase, whose translation MSDQVVELKEVGEGILQLKMQDKVHKNTFTEPMIDGLIQSFETIKNMTQYKVVIFTGYDSYFSSGGTQEALFSLSEGKGKFTDAALYSLALNCPIPVISAMQGHGIGGGFVMGMFSDFVILSRESIYTANFMKYGFTPGMGSTFILPKKLGLSLSEEMMISAKTYYGEELQGRGVPFPVLPRKDVMDYAMNLAKTIAEKPRESLVVLKDHLIGDLRKELPKAIELEVKMHDLTFHKPEVKERIEASFGR comes from the coding sequence ATGTCTGATCAGGTTGTTGAATTGAAAGAGGTTGGAGAGGGTATTCTGCAACTTAAAATGCAGGACAAAGTGCATAAGAATACCTTCACTGAACCAATGATTGATGGATTAATTCAGTCATTTGAAACCATTAAAAACATGACCCAATACAAGGTTGTCATTTTTACGGGCTATGACAGTTATTTTTCTAGTGGCGGAACACAAGAAGCGTTGTTTTCTCTTTCGGAAGGAAAAGGAAAATTTACAGATGCGGCATTGTATAGCCTGGCGCTGAACTGTCCTATTCCGGTTATTTCTGCCATGCAAGGACACGGGATCGGCGGTGGCTTTGTTATGGGCATGTTTTCTGACTTTGTGATCCTGAGCAGGGAGAGTATTTATACGGCTAACTTTATGAAATATGGCTTTACTCCTGGCATGGGGTCAACCTTTATTCTGCCAAAGAAGCTAGGGCTGAGTTTATCTGAAGAAATGATGATTTCTGCCAAGACTTATTATGGTGAGGAATTACAAGGTCGTGGTGTTCCTTTCCCTGTTCTGCCTCGAAAAGACGTTATGGATTACGCTATGAATCTGGCTAAAACCATTGCGGAGAAACCAAGGGAATCGCTTGTTGTATTGAAGGATCACCTGATTGGAGACCTTCGTAAAGAACTGCCAAAAGCCATTGAACTTGAGGTCAAAATGCACGACCTGACTTTTCATAAGCCTGAAGTGAAAGAGCGCATAGAAGCTTCATTTGGAAGGTGA
- a CDS encoding enoyl-CoA hydratase/isomerase, producing MGILNPAKAYETIRVSLRDDVCTIQIHRPESNNTINNHLIHEITEVLNLCVESVKVVVLEGLPEVFCFGADFKEIQEGVENPEQHEEQDPETLYNLWLQLASCPCVTVAHVRGKANAGGIGFVAACDLVLCEEKAVFSLSELLFGLMPACVLPFLIRRMGFSKSNYMTLMTQPISAKQAHEWGLVDAVEENSENLLRRHLLRLRRLSKSGIARYKRYMNKLDDTLTVRKFDALAANKEVFSDPDNLHLIARYARTGKFPWEDD from the coding sequence ATGGGTATCTTAAATCCAGCTAAAGCCTACGAAACGATTCGAGTCAGCCTCAGAGACGATGTATGTACTATTCAGATTCATCGTCCCGAATCGAATAACACCATTAATAACCATCTCATTCATGAGATCACTGAAGTGCTTAACTTATGCGTTGAGTCTGTGAAAGTGGTTGTATTGGAAGGGTTGCCAGAGGTGTTTTGCTTTGGTGCTGATTTTAAAGAGATTCAGGAAGGGGTGGAAAATCCAGAGCAGCATGAGGAACAAGACCCCGAAACCTTGTACAACCTGTGGTTGCAATTAGCCTCTTGTCCTTGTGTTACTGTTGCCCATGTTCGAGGTAAAGCCAACGCAGGGGGCATTGGCTTTGTTGCTGCCTGTGATCTGGTTCTATGTGAAGAAAAAGCGGTGTTTAGTTTATCTGAACTGCTTTTTGGTTTGATGCCTGCTTGCGTCTTACCTTTTCTTATTCGTCGTATGGGCTTTTCAAAATCCAACTACATGACGTTAATGACACAGCCTATTTCCGCTAAACAAGCACATGAATGGGGCTTGGTGGATGCTGTTGAAGAGAATAGTGAAAATTTACTTAGACGGCATTTGTTGCGATTGAGACGATTATCCAAATCAGGGATTGCTCGCTATAAGCGTTACATGAATAAGCTTGATGATACGCTTACCGTAAGGAAGTTTGATGCGCTTGCTGCGAACAAAGAAGTGTTCTCTGACCCTGATAATTTGCACCTGATTGCACGGTATGCGCGCACAGGGAAATTCCCTTGGGAGGATGATTGA
- a CDS encoding hydroxymethylglutaryl-CoA synthase family protein: MSLVGIEAMNFFAGTTCLDVEKLARYRNLDMSRFENLLMKQKSIALPYEDPISFAVNAAKPIIDALTPEEKDSIEMVITCTESGIDFGKSMSTYCHDLLGLNRNCRLFELKNACYSGAAGFQTGVNFILSQASPGAKALVIATDISRFMVEEGGDALSEDWSFAEPTGGSGAVAMLISDKPHIFQVDVGANGYYGYEVMDTCRPSPDAEAGDADLSLLSYLDCCENAFLQYKKRVEGVDYVDSFGYLAFHTPFGGMIKGAHRNMMRKMVKAKPDVIEADFQRRVTPGLTFCQRVGNIMGATAMFSLASTIYNAKLDSPQRIGVFSYGSGCCSEFFSGVVRPEGQARLREQRLKEDLDNRAELSMEEYEELLARSHSIKFGTRNMVLDSSFMTRSRSALGKEVLFLKQIKEFHREYEWVS, from the coding sequence ATGAGTTTAGTTGGAATTGAAGCAATGAACTTTTTTGCTGGCACGACATGTTTAGATGTAGAAAAGCTGGCACGATACCGTAATTTGGATATGAGTCGTTTTGAAAACTTACTCATGAAGCAAAAAAGTATTGCGCTTCCTTACGAAGATCCGATCTCGTTCGCAGTGAATGCAGCGAAACCTATCATTGATGCTTTAACCCCTGAAGAAAAAGACAGTATTGAAATGGTCATTACCTGTACTGAATCAGGTATTGATTTCGGTAAATCAATGAGCACCTACTGCCATGACCTTTTGGGGTTAAATCGAAACTGTCGCTTATTCGAATTAAAAAACGCTTGTTATTCTGGCGCTGCCGGATTTCAAACTGGCGTTAACTTTATTCTGTCACAAGCTTCTCCAGGCGCTAAAGCATTAGTTATCGCGACGGATATTTCTCGTTTCATGGTTGAAGAAGGTGGTGACGCCTTGAGTGAAGATTGGTCGTTTGCTGAACCTACAGGTGGTTCCGGGGCTGTGGCCATGTTGATCAGTGACAAGCCACATATCTTTCAGGTCGATGTCGGTGCTAATGGCTATTATGGTTACGAGGTAATGGATACCTGTAGACCTTCCCCTGACGCAGAAGCGGGTGACGCAGATCTATCATTATTGTCCTACCTGGATTGCTGTGAAAATGCGTTTTTGCAATATAAAAAGCGCGTTGAAGGCGTTGATTATGTCGACAGCTTTGGTTATCTCGCTTTTCATACCCCGTTTGGCGGCATGATCAAAGGGGCACACCGAAACATGATGCGAAAAATGGTTAAGGCAAAACCTGATGTCATAGAAGCCGATTTTCAGCGTCGTGTAACCCCGGGCCTTACTTTTTGTCAACGGGTAGGGAACATCATGGGAGCAACTGCGATGTTCTCTCTGGCTAGCACCATATACAACGCTAAGTTAGATAGCCCACAACGTATCGGAGTATTTTCATATGGTTCCGGTTGTTGTTCAGAGTTCTTTAGCGGGGTTGTGAGACCAGAAGGGCAGGCTCGTCTTCGTGAACAAAGGTTAAAAGAAGACCTGGATAATAGAGCCGAGCTTTCCATGGAAGAATATGAAGAGCTTCTTGCCAGAAGTCACTCTATTAAGTTTGGTACGCGCAACATGGTGTTAGACAGCAGCTTTATGACGCGTTCCCGAAGCGCCCTCGGAAAAGAAGTGTTGTTCTTAAAGCAGATAAAAGAATTTCATAGGGAGTATGAATGGGTATCTTAA
- a CDS encoding PfaD family polyunsaturated fatty acid/polyketide biosynthesis protein, translating into MQRKIMPIQTTGLNAEHKTYSPEEHDIAVHPEDLGANSFRERYNIKYAYLTGAMYKGIASKELVIAVAKAGLMGFLGTAGMSLERIEKEIQFIQQELGSEHSYGMNLHSHLDHPEVEMDTVNLYLKYGITCIEAASFMQMTPALIYYRLSGLHQKSDSTIECRNRIIAKISRPEVARAFLSPPPERLVLKLLKEGKITQQQADMAKHISMSDDICVEADSGGHTDQGIASVLLPSMQSLRKEIEQERQSAHKIHIGLAGGIGTPQAAVAAFMMGADFILTGSINQCTVEAGTSDYVKNLLQDINVQDTDYAPAGDMFEVGAKIQVLKKGIFFPSRANKLFSLYSHYNSWDEIPEKIRHQVENKYFQKSFDQVWQEVQSHHQRKNQHATLEKAAKNSKHKMALVFRWYFAYANQLAFTGDEKNQVDFQVHTGPALGAFNQWVKNTHLESWRNRHVDQIAEKLMRETAELLNSQIINLIKR; encoded by the coding sequence ATGCAAAGAAAAATTATGCCGATACAAACAACAGGATTAAATGCAGAACATAAAACATATAGTCCTGAGGAACATGATATTGCCGTTCATCCCGAGGATTTGGGTGCAAATAGTTTTCGTGAACGCTACAACATTAAATATGCATACCTTACAGGAGCTATGTATAAAGGAATTGCGTCTAAAGAGCTGGTCATTGCCGTAGCTAAAGCTGGCCTTATGGGCTTTTTAGGTACTGCCGGTATGAGCCTTGAGAGAATAGAAAAGGAAATTCAGTTTATTCAGCAAGAGCTTGGTTCTGAGCACAGTTATGGAATGAATTTACATTCCCATTTAGATCACCCTGAGGTCGAAATGGATACTGTAAACCTCTATCTCAAATATGGGATAACTTGCATAGAAGCTGCTTCTTTTATGCAAATGACACCAGCGTTGATTTATTACCGCTTAAGTGGGCTTCATCAAAAAAGCGATTCAACAATAGAATGTCGCAACAGGATTATTGCAAAAATATCTCGTCCTGAAGTCGCCCGTGCATTTTTGAGTCCACCACCAGAGAGGTTAGTCCTCAAGTTACTTAAAGAAGGCAAAATCACGCAGCAACAAGCTGACATGGCTAAGCACATATCCATGAGTGATGATATTTGTGTTGAAGCTGATTCGGGTGGGCACACTGATCAGGGAATTGCCTCTGTGTTGCTTCCCTCTATGCAAAGCTTAAGAAAAGAAATCGAGCAGGAACGACAATCGGCTCACAAAATCCATATCGGGTTAGCTGGCGGTATCGGCACACCGCAAGCGGCTGTCGCAGCCTTCATGATGGGGGCTGACTTTATTCTTACTGGTTCCATTAATCAGTGTACGGTAGAGGCGGGAACCAGCGATTATGTTAAGAATCTACTGCAAGATATCAATGTACAAGACACGGATTATGCGCCTGCGGGAGACATGTTTGAAGTAGGGGCAAAAATCCAGGTACTTAAGAAAGGGATATTTTTCCCTTCAAGAGCGAACAAACTATTTTCACTTTACAGTCATTACAACAGTTGGGATGAAATACCTGAAAAAATCAGGCATCAGGTGGAAAATAAATATTTTCAGAAATCTTTTGATCAAGTTTGGCAAGAAGTTCAATCCCATCATCAACGTAAAAATCAGCACGCAACTTTGGAAAAAGCGGCCAAGAACAGCAAGCATAAAATGGCGTTAGTTTTTCGTTGGTATTTTGCCTATGCCAATCAGCTAGCTTTCACTGGAGATGAAAAAAACCAAGTTGATTTTCAAGTGCATACAGGCCCTGCGCTGGGTGCTTTTAATCAGTGGGTTAAGAACACTCATTTGGAATCGTGGCGTAACCGACACGTTGATCAAATTGCCGAAAAACTGATGCGTGAAACGGCTGAGTTACTGAATAGCCAAATTATCAACTTGATCAAGCGCTAA
- the fabD gene encoding ACP S-malonyltransferase gives MKTYMFPGQGSQSKGMGEGLFERFAELTKKADNILGFSIKELCLEDPGKKINETQFTQPALYVVNALSYYKALQDTGVEPDFVAGHSLGEFNALLAAGGFDFETGLKLVKKRGELMSQAPEGAMAAILRGSKEQIESVLEKNGLHNIDLANYNTPSQIVISGAKKEIAQAQACFQEAGMAYYPLNTSGAFHSRFMEPIKEQFSEYLKQFEFSELKIPVISNVTARPYNNEDVVKNMSAQLASGVRWSDSIQYLINHAKSASDEMEFVEIGSGDVLTKIYLSILRELPKVDSAQDDAKETLVKTNAYAVNSKVINAASTGYSNTPIDQLTFAQQKVDEWNRNNPVGVKVKSNFDQFGELETKSHAVVLFGHRAAIYMKGYRGYFDLDEITLV, from the coding sequence ATGAAAACATATATGTTTCCTGGTCAAGGTTCTCAGTCGAAGGGGATGGGAGAAGGGTTGTTTGAGCGATTTGCTGAGTTAACAAAGAAAGCAGATAATATCCTTGGCTTTTCCATTAAAGAGTTATGCCTTGAAGATCCGGGTAAAAAGATTAATGAAACACAATTTACCCAACCTGCACTTTATGTTGTCAATGCACTTTCATATTACAAAGCGTTGCAAGATACGGGTGTGGAGCCGGATTTTGTTGCCGGGCATAGCCTTGGCGAGTTTAACGCCTTGCTTGCCGCTGGGGGCTTTGATTTCGAGACTGGACTAAAGCTCGTAAAGAAAAGAGGAGAATTAATGAGCCAGGCCCCGGAAGGTGCTATGGCTGCCATTTTACGTGGCTCTAAAGAACAAATAGAGTCAGTTTTGGAGAAGAACGGTTTACATAATATCGATCTGGCTAATTATAATACGCCGTCTCAGATCGTCATTTCTGGAGCAAAGAAAGAAATTGCTCAGGCACAGGCCTGTTTTCAAGAAGCTGGAATGGCATATTATCCCCTCAATACCAGTGGTGCTTTTCATTCTCGATTTATGGAGCCTATAAAAGAACAGTTTTCTGAGTACCTAAAACAATTTGAGTTTTCAGAGCTTAAAATTCCGGTTATCTCCAATGTGACGGCGAGACCTTATAATAACGAAGATGTGGTTAAAAACATGTCTGCACAATTAGCCTCTGGGGTACGCTGGTCTGATAGTATTCAGTATCTCATCAATCATGCTAAAAGTGCCTCTGATGAGATGGAGTTTGTAGAGATAGGGAGTGGTGATGTACTGACAAAAATCTATCTTTCAATTTTGCGAGAGCTACCCAAGGTCGATTCTGCCCAGGACGACGCCAAGGAAACGCTGGTGAAGACAAATGCTTATGCTGTTAACAGTAAGGTTATAAATGCAGCTTCTACGGGCTATAGCAATACGCCGATTGATCAACTGACGTTTGCACAACAGAAAGTTGACGAGTGGAACCGTAACAATCCGGTGGGAGTAAAGGTTAAGTCCAATTTTGATCAATTTGGTGAGTTGGAAACCAAAAGCCATGCCGTAGTTTTATTTGGTCATAGAGCGGCGATTTATATGAAAGGGTATCGTGGTTATTTTGATCTTGATGAAATCACATTGGTGTAA
- a CDS encoding YdeI/OmpD-associated family protein yields MLDILFFKESEEFSEWLEQNHRKASEVWVGFYKKESGKVCQTWSESVDVALCFGWIDGLRKSIDEQSYKIRFTPRKSDSVWSAVNVKKVEELIKLGKMKPEGLKLFNSRTDSEGYSSDKRNLELDDEYEQKLRENPKAWQYFSDLAPSYKRDTIWWVMSAKREDTRLRRLDVLITSSEEGKKIPFLGGK; encoded by the coding sequence GTGTTAGATATACTCTTTTTCAAAGAGTCAGAAGAGTTTAGCGAATGGTTAGAGCAAAATCATAGAAAGGCAAGTGAAGTCTGGGTTGGTTTTTATAAAAAAGAATCAGGAAAAGTTTGCCAAACATGGTCTGAGTCTGTTGATGTTGCGCTTTGCTTTGGATGGATTGATGGATTACGAAAAAGCATTGATGAACAGAGTTATAAAATTCGTTTTACGCCACGAAAGTCGGATAGTGTCTGGAGTGCGGTCAATGTTAAGAAAGTCGAGGAATTGATAAAGCTTGGAAAGATGAAGCCGGAAGGCTTGAAGCTATTCAATAGCCGGACAGACTCCGAAGGTTACTCTTCTGACAAGAGAAATTTAGAGCTTGATGACGAATATGAACAAAAGCTCAGGGAGAATCCAAAAGCATGGCAGTATTTTTCTGATCTTGCACCATCATACAAACGAGACACTATATGGTGGGTAATGAGTGCCAAAAGAGAAGATACTCGTCTTCGCCGTTTGGATGTTCTCATTACATCATCGGAAGAAGGGAAAAAAATCCCATTCCTTGGTGGTAAATAG